A stretch of the Clavibacter sp. B3I6 genome encodes the following:
- a CDS encoding DUF4350 domain-containing protein produces the protein MSAPAPASVRADADADIAPAETRTPGQALRRAGTWIALAALAVLVALASLAIGGAARQGEPLAPDNPAPGGTQALARVLAAQGVDVTLATTLAEARAAVGNGDGVTLVLGPTSDRLDDDRLAEVGRLATRTVLLAPDFRTLRAIAPGVAAGGTAESADRALDAACALPAARAAGSVPDDAPVFRAIGDDASAAVTCFPDDTGDAYALLEVPATLAPGGTVTVLGADPILTNDRIAEQGSAALALGVLGERPRLVWYTPSPDDAAGDAPPTLGELTPGWVTPAILLLGTAALAAAVWRGRRLGPLVVERLPVVVRADETAEGRARLYQRADARGHALDALRVGTVDRLAGMLALGRLASVDDVAAATAAALGEDPAGVRALLLDQRPRTDRDLVDLAGRLAALERRVARAVDPA, from the coding sequence GTGAGCGCGCCCGCTCCCGCCTCCGTCCGCGCGGACGCCGACGCCGACATCGCCCCCGCCGAGACGCGCACGCCCGGGCAGGCGCTCCGGCGGGCCGGGACGTGGATCGCCCTGGCCGCGCTCGCCGTCCTCGTCGCGCTGGCCTCGCTCGCGATCGGCGGGGCAGCGCGGCAGGGCGAGCCGCTCGCGCCGGACAACCCGGCGCCCGGCGGCACGCAGGCGCTCGCGCGCGTGCTCGCGGCCCAGGGCGTGGACGTCACGCTCGCGACGACCCTCGCCGAGGCGCGGGCGGCCGTCGGGAACGGGGACGGCGTGACCCTCGTGCTCGGCCCGACCTCCGACCGCCTCGACGACGACCGGCTCGCGGAGGTCGGCCGCCTCGCCACGCGCACGGTCCTCCTCGCCCCCGACTTCCGCACCCTGCGGGCGATCGCGCCCGGCGTCGCGGCGGGCGGGACGGCCGAGTCGGCCGACCGAGCCCTCGACGCCGCGTGCGCGCTGCCCGCCGCCCGCGCCGCGGGATCCGTGCCGGACGACGCCCCCGTGTTCCGCGCGATCGGCGACGACGCGTCCGCCGCGGTGACCTGCTTCCCCGACGACACCGGCGACGCGTACGCCCTCCTCGAGGTGCCGGCGACCCTCGCGCCCGGCGGCACCGTGACCGTCCTCGGGGCGGACCCGATCCTCACCAACGACCGCATCGCGGAGCAGGGATCCGCCGCCCTCGCGCTCGGCGTGCTCGGCGAGCGGCCCCGGCTCGTCTGGTACACGCCGTCGCCCGACGACGCCGCCGGCGACGCCCCGCCCACGCTCGGCGAGCTCACGCCCGGGTGGGTGACCCCGGCGATCCTGCTGCTCGGCACGGCCGCCCTCGCGGCCGCCGTCTGGCGCGGCCGCCGTCTCGGCCCGCTCGTGGTGGAGCGGCTGCCCGTCGTGGTGCGCGCCGACGAGACCGCGGAGGGACGCGCGCGCCTGTACCAGCGGGCCGACGCGCGCGGCCACGCCCTCGACGCGCTGCGCGTCGGCACCGTCGACCGGCTGGCCGGGATGCTCGCGCTCGGCCGCCTCGCCTCCGTCGACGACGTGGCCGCCGCGACCGCCGCGGCCCTCGGCGAGGATCCCGCGGGCGTCCGCGCCCTGCTCCTCGACCAACGGCCCCGCACCGACCGCGACCTCGTCGACCTCGCCGGGCGCCTCGCCGCGCTCGAGCGCCGGGTCGCCCGGGCCGTCGACCCCGCCTAG
- a CDS encoding MoxR family ATPase produces the protein MTDDLRTSLLAVRTEVGKAVVGQDGAVTGMIIALLARGHVLLEGVPGVAKTLLVRSLSQALRLDTARVQFTPDLMPGDITGSLVYDSREGAFSFRRGPVFTSILLADEINRTPPKTQSALLEAMEERQVTVDGESHPLPDPFLVAATQNPVEYEGTYTLPEAQLDRFLLKLVLDLPERDAEVEVLRRHAAGFDPRDLRAAGVQPVLDADGLRLAQAAVREVGVGADVLAYMVDLARATRRSPSVQLGVSPRGSTSLLAASRAWAWLSGFDAVTPDHVQEMVLPVLRHRIALRPEAELEGVSVDAVLRGVMSQVQVPI, from the coding sequence ATGACCGACGACCTCCGCACCAGCCTGCTCGCCGTCCGGACCGAGGTCGGGAAGGCCGTCGTCGGCCAGGACGGCGCCGTGACCGGCATGATCATCGCCCTCCTCGCCCGCGGCCACGTGCTCCTCGAGGGCGTCCCCGGCGTCGCGAAGACGCTGCTCGTCCGCTCGCTCAGCCAGGCCCTCCGCCTCGACACGGCGCGCGTGCAGTTCACGCCCGACCTGATGCCGGGCGACATCACCGGGTCGCTCGTGTACGACTCCCGCGAGGGCGCGTTCTCGTTCCGCCGCGGGCCGGTGTTCACGAGCATCCTGCTGGCCGACGAGATCAACCGCACGCCGCCGAAGACGCAGTCGGCCCTGCTCGAGGCCATGGAGGAGCGCCAGGTCACGGTCGACGGCGAGAGCCACCCGCTGCCCGACCCGTTCCTGGTCGCGGCCACGCAGAACCCCGTCGAGTACGAGGGCACCTACACGCTGCCCGAGGCCCAGCTCGACCGCTTCCTGCTGAAGCTCGTGCTCGACCTCCCCGAGCGCGACGCCGAGGTCGAGGTGCTCCGCCGCCACGCGGCCGGCTTCGACCCGCGCGACCTCCGCGCCGCGGGCGTGCAGCCCGTCCTCGACGCGGACGGGCTCCGCCTGGCCCAGGCGGCCGTCCGCGAGGTGGGCGTCGGCGCCGACGTGCTCGCGTACATGGTCGACCTCGCCCGCGCGACCCGCCGCTCGCCGTCCGTGCAGCTCGGGGTGTCGCCGCGCGGATCCACGAGCCTCCTCGCCGCGAGCCGCGCCTGGGCGTGGCTGAGCGGCTTCGACGCCGTGACGCCCGACCACGTGCAGGAGATGGTGCTGCCCGTGCTCCGCCACCGCATCGCGCTCCGGCCCGAGGCGGAGCTCGAGGGCGTGTCCGTCGACGCCGTGCTCCGCGGCGTCATGTCGCAGGTGCAGGTGCCGATCTAG
- a CDS encoding DUF58 domain-containing protein, whose product MALSGRTVALLLAGLVPLVALGDGSDAAYALLAGWILLVALLVSLDLALAASPRAVVLERSLPARIRLDETGESVLLVTNRGSRTLRALVRDAWQPSAGASSTRDRVRIPAGERRAVRLRLTPTRRGERRTERVTIRSAGPLGLAARQATLLSPGAVRVLPPFRSRRHLPSRLARMRELDGRTALMVRGPGTEFDSLRDYVRGDDVRSIDWRATARRQDVVVRTWRPERDRRVVLVLDTGRTAAGRIQDETRLDTAFEASLLLAALATRSGDRVDLVAHDRRVRARVRAGSGGDVVARMVDALAPVDPELLETDWTAVPALVRRIVSQRSLVVLLTAIDSPGSSRALLQVLPQLTRTHHVLVAAVVDPGLVARAADRSGRAAVYRAAAAERALLDVARVEAAVRRLGADVVTGAPADLPPALADRYIRLKATGRL is encoded by the coding sequence ATGGCCCTCTCCGGCCGCACCGTCGCGCTGCTCCTCGCGGGGCTCGTGCCGCTCGTCGCGCTCGGCGACGGGTCGGACGCGGCGTACGCGCTCCTCGCGGGGTGGATCCTCCTGGTCGCCCTCCTCGTGTCGCTCGACCTGGCGCTGGCCGCGAGCCCTCGCGCCGTGGTGCTCGAGCGGAGCCTGCCCGCGCGGATCCGCCTGGACGAGACGGGCGAGAGCGTGCTGCTGGTCACGAACCGCGGGTCCCGCACGCTGCGCGCGCTCGTCCGCGACGCCTGGCAGCCCTCCGCCGGAGCATCCTCCACGCGCGACCGGGTGCGGATCCCCGCGGGCGAGCGCCGCGCCGTCCGCCTCCGCCTCACGCCCACCCGCCGCGGCGAGCGCCGCACGGAGCGCGTCACGATCCGCTCGGCGGGCCCGCTCGGCCTCGCCGCCCGGCAGGCGACCCTGCTCTCCCCCGGCGCCGTCCGCGTCCTGCCGCCGTTCCGCTCGCGCCGCCACCTGCCGTCCCGCCTCGCCCGCATGCGCGAGCTCGACGGCCGGACCGCGCTCATGGTGCGCGGCCCGGGCACCGAGTTCGACAGCCTGCGCGACTACGTGCGCGGCGACGACGTGCGCTCCATCGACTGGCGCGCGACCGCCCGCCGGCAGGACGTGGTCGTCCGCACCTGGCGGCCGGAGCGCGACCGGCGCGTGGTGCTCGTGCTCGACACGGGACGCACGGCGGCCGGGCGGATCCAGGACGAGACGCGCCTCGACACCGCGTTCGAGGCCTCGCTGCTCCTCGCGGCGCTCGCCACCCGATCCGGCGACCGGGTGGACCTCGTGGCGCACGATCGCCGCGTCCGCGCCCGGGTGCGGGCGGGATCCGGCGGCGACGTCGTCGCGCGCATGGTCGACGCGCTCGCGCCCGTGGACCCGGAGCTCCTCGAGACGGACTGGACGGCCGTGCCCGCGCTCGTGCGCCGCATCGTGTCGCAGCGCTCGCTCGTGGTGCTCCTGACCGCCATCGACTCCCCCGGCAGCTCGCGCGCGCTCCTGCAGGTGCTGCCGCAGCTGACGCGCACGCACCACGTGCTGGTCGCCGCGGTCGTGGATCCGGGCCTCGTCGCGCGGGCCGCCGACCGCTCCGGACGCGCCGCCGTCTACCGCGCTGCCGCCGCCGAGCGCGCGCTCCTCGACGTGGCGCGCGTCGAGGCGGCCGTGCGCCGGCTCGGGGCCGACGTCGTCACGGGCGCGCCGGCCGACCTGCCTCCGGCGCTCGCCGACCGCTACATCCGGCTGAAGGCCACCGGGCGGCTCTGA
- a CDS encoding TetR/AcrR family transcriptional regulator: MAGAEGPRRYAKGTTRRREILEAALALIAERGYSASSLQEIADAVGISKAGVLHYFESREALITAVLEERDAHSEADYRAAVPDGDPADMVGMLLRASARNAETPGLVALYSRLVVDAAGVEHPAHAYIAGRYARVVGAVADQVRALGVELPAGLDPDSFARIAVAVSDGLQLQWSYRPDIDMRDALERSIRALSGGALPVPAADPATARA, translated from the coding sequence ATGGCAGGGGCAGAGGGTCCGCGGCGGTACGCCAAGGGGACGACCCGGCGCCGCGAGATCCTCGAGGCGGCGCTCGCGCTCATCGCCGAGCGGGGGTACTCGGCGTCGTCGCTCCAGGAGATCGCCGACGCCGTGGGGATCAGCAAGGCCGGCGTCCTGCACTACTTCGAGTCGCGCGAGGCGCTGATCACCGCCGTCCTCGAGGAGCGCGACGCGCACTCGGAGGCCGACTACCGCGCGGCCGTCCCCGACGGGGATCCGGCGGACATGGTCGGCATGCTGCTGCGCGCCAGCGCCCGCAACGCCGAGACGCCCGGCCTCGTCGCCCTCTACTCGCGGCTCGTGGTGGACGCGGCGGGCGTCGAGCACCCGGCGCACGCGTACATCGCGGGCCGGTACGCGCGCGTCGTGGGCGCGGTCGCCGACCAGGTCCGCGCGCTCGGCGTCGAGCTGCCCGCGGGGCTCGACCCGGACTCCTTCGCCCGCATCGCGGTCGCCGTGAGCGACGGCCTGCAGCTGCAGTGGAGCTACCGCCCGGACATCGACATGCGCGACGCGCTCGAGCGGTCGATCCGCGCGCTCAGCGGCGGGGCGCTCCCCGTGCCGGCCGCCGATCCGGCGACGGCGCGCGCCTGA
- a CDS encoding stage II sporulation protein M, with product MDLDAYTAAHRDAWDRLARLAGRRRLTGPEADELVDRYQAGAAELSAIQAAAGSTAQGDRLSVSLSRARMRFTGQSTNVASRIPAFFAVDLPAALYRIRWLTLAVALVTVGVVALYATWILRDPAMIASLGSDADLRRYVEDDFIDYYSSNPAASFTGQVWTNNAWIAAQCVAFGITGLWVPFVILQNAQGLGTTTAVMFSYGEGGTFFSYILPHGLLELTAIFVAAAAGLRISWSWIAPGPRTRGQALAEDGRALITVAMGLVLVLLVSGIIEGFVTPQPWPVPLKIAIGAVALGAFLLYMVVVGGRAVRAGATGDLDEFEAGGRRIVAG from the coding sequence ATGGACCTCGACGCCTACACCGCCGCGCACCGGGACGCGTGGGACCGGCTCGCCCGCCTCGCGGGCCGGCGCCGGCTCACCGGACCCGAGGCCGACGAGCTCGTCGACCGGTACCAGGCGGGCGCGGCCGAGCTGTCCGCCATCCAGGCCGCGGCCGGATCCACCGCGCAGGGCGACCGGCTCTCCGTCTCCCTCTCGCGGGCGCGGATGCGCTTCACCGGGCAGAGCACGAACGTCGCGTCGCGGATCCCCGCCTTCTTCGCGGTCGACCTGCCCGCGGCGCTCTACCGGATCCGCTGGCTGACGCTCGCGGTCGCGCTCGTCACCGTCGGCGTCGTCGCGCTCTACGCCACGTGGATCCTCCGCGACCCGGCCATGATCGCGAGCCTCGGCAGCGACGCCGACCTCCGGAGGTACGTCGAGGACGACTTCATCGACTACTACAGCTCGAACCCGGCCGCCTCGTTCACGGGCCAGGTCTGGACGAACAACGCGTGGATCGCCGCGCAGTGCGTGGCCTTTGGGATCACGGGGCTGTGGGTGCCGTTCGTGATCCTGCAGAACGCGCAGGGCCTCGGGACCACGACCGCGGTCATGTTCTCCTACGGCGAGGGCGGCACCTTCTTCTCCTACATCCTCCCGCACGGCCTGCTGGAGCTGACGGCGATCTTCGTCGCGGCCGCCGCGGGCCTGCGCATCTCGTGGTCGTGGATCGCGCCCGGCCCCCGCACGCGCGGCCAGGCGCTCGCGGAGGACGGCCGGGCGCTCATCACGGTCGCGATGGGTCTCGTGCTCGTGCTGCTGGTGTCGGGGATCATCGAGGGCTTCGTCACGCCGCAGCCGTGGCCCGTGCCGCTCAAGATCGCGATCGGCGCCGTCGCGCTCGGGGCGTTCCTCCTCTACATGGTGGTGGTCGGCGGCCGGGCCGTGCGCGCGGGCGCGACGGGCGACCTGGACGAGTTCGAGGCGGGCGGCCGGCGGATCGTCGCGGGCTGA
- the ahcY gene encoding adenosylhomocysteinase — protein sequence MTLLPDATSTALPFRVADLSLAESGRHQIRLAENEMPGLMALREEFGASQPLAGARIAGSIHMTVQTAVLIETLTALGAQVRWASCNIFSTQDEAAAAVAVGAGTPEAPAGVPVFAWKGETLEEYWWCTEQIFDWSGEAQAVDADWTGPNMILDDGGDASLLVHKGREYELAQAVPETPADASHEYRVILDTLRRSLAASGDRWTRRAADIQGVTEETTTGVHRLYELARDGELLFPAINVNDSVTKSKFDNKYGIRHSLPDGLNRATDTLIGGKVAFVVGYGDVGKGAAEALRGQGARVIVSEVDPICALQAAMDGYQVARLESVIEHVDILVTGTGNVDVVRVEHIERMKHQAIIANVGHFDNEIDMAGLERLPGVEKVEIKPQVHEWRLPSGRSVLVLSEGRLMNLGNATGHPSFVMSNSFTNQVLAQIELYARNDQYPIGVYVLPKHLDEKVARLHLDALGVELTELRPEQAAYIGVAVEGPYKVDHYRY from the coding sequence ATGACCCTGCTCCCGGACGCCACCTCCACCGCTCTGCCCTTCCGCGTCGCCGACCTCTCCCTCGCGGAGTCCGGCCGCCACCAGATCCGCCTCGCCGAGAACGAGATGCCCGGCCTCATGGCCCTCCGTGAGGAGTTCGGCGCGTCGCAGCCGCTCGCGGGCGCGCGCATCGCCGGATCCATCCACATGACCGTGCAGACGGCCGTGCTCATCGAGACCCTCACCGCCCTCGGCGCGCAGGTGCGCTGGGCGAGCTGCAACATCTTCTCCACGCAGGACGAGGCCGCCGCGGCGGTCGCCGTCGGCGCGGGAACGCCGGAGGCGCCCGCGGGCGTGCCGGTCTTCGCCTGGAAGGGCGAGACGCTCGAGGAGTACTGGTGGTGCACCGAGCAGATCTTCGACTGGTCGGGCGAGGCGCAGGCCGTCGACGCCGACTGGACGGGCCCGAACATGATCCTCGACGACGGCGGCGACGCCTCGCTCCTGGTGCACAAGGGCCGCGAGTACGAGCTCGCGCAGGCCGTGCCGGAGACCCCCGCTGACGCGAGCCACGAGTACCGCGTCATCCTCGACACGCTGCGCCGCAGCCTCGCCGCGTCCGGCGACCGCTGGACCCGCCGCGCCGCCGACATCCAGGGCGTCACCGAGGAGACCACCACGGGCGTCCACCGCCTGTACGAGCTGGCGCGCGACGGCGAGCTGCTGTTCCCGGCCATCAACGTCAACGACTCGGTCACGAAGAGCAAGTTCGACAACAAGTACGGCATCCGCCACTCGCTGCCCGACGGCCTCAACCGCGCCACCGACACGCTCATCGGCGGCAAGGTCGCGTTCGTCGTCGGCTACGGCGATGTGGGCAAGGGCGCGGCCGAGGCCCTGCGCGGCCAGGGCGCGCGCGTCATCGTCTCCGAGGTCGACCCGATCTGCGCGCTGCAGGCCGCGATGGACGGGTACCAGGTCGCGCGCCTCGAGTCTGTCATCGAGCACGTCGACATCCTCGTCACCGGCACGGGCAACGTCGACGTCGTCCGCGTGGAGCACATCGAGCGGATGAAGCACCAGGCGATCATCGCCAACGTCGGCCACTTCGACAACGAGATCGACATGGCCGGCCTCGAGCGCCTCCCGGGCGTCGAGAAGGTCGAGATCAAGCCGCAGGTGCACGAGTGGCGCCTGCCGTCCGGCCGCAGCGTGCTCGTCCTGTCCGAGGGCCGCCTCATGAACCTCGGCAACGCCACGGGCCACCCGTCGTTCGTGATGAGCAACTCGTTCACGAACCAGGTGCTCGCGCAGATCGAGCTCTACGCCCGGAACGACCAGTACCCGATCGGCGTGTACGTGCTGCCGAAGCACCTCGACGAGAAGGTCGCGCGCCTGCACCTCGACGCGCTCGGCGTGGAGCTCACCGAGCTCCGTCCCGAGCAGGCCGCCTACATCGGCGTCGCCGTCGAGGGCCCGTACAAGGTCGACCACTACCGGTACTGA
- a CDS encoding cation-translocating P-type ATPase — MADPVTASTASAAAAPDGPAAEEGAVLTRVDLDVQGMTCASCAMRIERKLGRMPGVEAAVNYATHRARVQLPAGTSVEDAIRTIERTGYRASERAAWGSGAEAALDAPVLDPTPAAPAESAAPADAPAADRAAAAPASPAPAAGDAVAARRPDADELALRQRLVVSTALTVPVFLMAMVPALQFDDWQWLSLALAAPVAVWGAWPFHRAAAVSARHGGVGMDTLVSIGVAAAFLWSLYALFLGDAGAPGMRMTMSLVGEPGGGSGDIYLEVAAAVTVFLLGGRYLEARAARASGAALAALLDLAAKDVAVVRDGVERRIPIGALRVGEEFVVRPGERIATDGVVVDGASAVDRSLLTGESLPEEVCPGDDVTGATLNAGGRLLVRATRVGEETRLARMAALVEEAQTGKARIQRLADRVSAVFVPVVLVLALGTLVGWLLLGFPPEAAFTAAVATLIIACPCALGLATPTALLVGTGRGAQLGILITGPQVLESTRRIDTVLLDKTGTVTTGVMSLVRAVPAAGVDADELVRIAAALEARSEHPVARAVVEAAGAGSLPAVEGFVATAGLGVHGVVDGHAVAIGRPAWLAEQWAAEPDATLAEALRAAEAEGSTVVAVAWDGAVRGILQVADTVKPTSAEAVRRILALGLRPVLLTGDTAGAARRVADEVGIDEVIAGVLPEGKLDAVRRLQSEGRVVAMVGDGVNDAAALAQADLGIAMGTGTDAAIEAGDITIVRGDLVLVADAVRLARRTLGTIRGNLFWAFAYNAAAIPVAMLGLLNPLVAGLAMALSSVFVVTNSLRLRSFR; from the coding sequence ATGGCCGACCCCGTGACCGCGTCGACGGCGTCGGCCGCCGCCGCGCCTGACGGGCCTGCCGCCGAGGAGGGCGCCGTGCTCACGCGCGTCGACCTCGACGTGCAGGGCATGACGTGCGCATCGTGCGCCATGCGCATCGAGCGGAAGCTCGGGCGGATGCCCGGGGTCGAGGCCGCCGTGAACTACGCCACCCACCGCGCGCGCGTGCAGCTGCCCGCGGGCACGAGCGTCGAGGACGCGATCCGCACCATCGAGCGGACCGGCTACCGCGCGTCCGAGCGGGCGGCGTGGGGGAGCGGGGCGGAGGCGGCGCTCGACGCGCCTGTCCTCGACCCGACCCCGGCGGCTCCCGCGGAGTCCGCGGCACCGGCCGACGCTCCCGCCGCCGACCGCGCAGCCGCGGCACCCGCCTCCCCGGCTCCCGCCGCAGGCGACGCGGTGGCCGCGCGCCGCCCCGACGCCGACGAGCTCGCGCTCCGGCAGCGGCTCGTCGTCTCGACCGCGCTCACGGTGCCCGTGTTCCTCATGGCGATGGTCCCCGCGCTCCAGTTCGACGACTGGCAGTGGCTGTCCCTCGCGCTCGCGGCGCCCGTCGCTGTCTGGGGCGCCTGGCCGTTCCACCGCGCCGCGGCCGTCAGCGCGCGGCACGGCGGCGTCGGCATGGACACGCTGGTGAGCATCGGCGTCGCGGCCGCCTTCCTGTGGTCGCTGTACGCCCTCTTCCTCGGCGACGCCGGGGCGCCCGGCATGCGCATGACCATGAGCCTCGTCGGCGAGCCCGGCGGAGGATCCGGGGACATCTACCTCGAGGTCGCCGCCGCCGTCACCGTCTTCCTCCTGGGCGGGCGCTACCTCGAGGCGCGGGCCGCGCGCGCGTCCGGCGCCGCCCTCGCCGCGCTCCTCGACCTCGCCGCGAAGGACGTGGCCGTCGTGCGCGACGGCGTCGAGCGGCGGATCCCCATCGGCGCGCTCCGCGTCGGCGAGGAGTTCGTCGTGCGGCCCGGCGAGCGCATCGCCACCGACGGCGTGGTCGTCGACGGCGCGAGCGCGGTCGACCGGTCCCTCCTCACGGGCGAGTCGCTGCCCGAGGAGGTCTGTCCCGGGGACGATGTCACGGGCGCGACCCTCAACGCCGGCGGCCGCCTGCTCGTGCGCGCCACCCGCGTGGGGGAGGAGACCCGCCTCGCGCGCATGGCCGCCCTCGTGGAGGAGGCGCAGACCGGCAAGGCCCGGATCCAGCGCCTCGCCGACCGCGTTTCGGCCGTCTTCGTGCCGGTCGTGCTCGTGCTCGCGCTCGGCACCCTCGTCGGCTGGCTGCTGCTCGGCTTCCCGCCCGAGGCCGCGTTCACCGCGGCCGTGGCGACGCTCATCATCGCCTGCCCGTGCGCCCTCGGGCTCGCGACCCCGACCGCGCTCCTCGTGGGCACGGGACGCGGCGCGCAGCTCGGGATCCTCATCACCGGCCCGCAGGTGCTCGAGTCGACCCGGCGGATCGACACCGTGCTGCTCGACAAGACGGGCACCGTGACCACGGGCGTCATGTCGCTCGTCCGGGCCGTGCCCGCGGCGGGCGTCGACGCCGACGAGCTCGTGCGTATCGCCGCCGCCCTCGAGGCGCGGAGCGAGCACCCGGTGGCGCGCGCCGTCGTCGAGGCGGCGGGGGCCGGATCCCTGCCCGCCGTCGAGGGCTTCGTCGCCACGGCGGGCCTCGGCGTCCACGGCGTGGTCGACGGCCATGCCGTTGCGATCGGCCGCCCGGCCTGGCTCGCGGAGCAGTGGGCCGCGGAGCCCGACGCGACGCTCGCCGAGGCGCTGCGCGCGGCCGAGGCCGAGGGATCCACCGTGGTCGCCGTCGCGTGGGACGGCGCGGTGCGCGGGATCCTCCAGGTCGCGGACACCGTGAAGCCCACGAGCGCCGAGGCCGTCCGCCGGATCCTGGCGCTCGGTCTCCGCCCGGTCCTCCTCACGGGCGACACCGCGGGGGCCGCCCGCCGCGTCGCCGACGAGGTCGGGATCGACGAGGTCATCGCGGGCGTCCTGCCCGAGGGCAAGCTCGACGCGGTACGCCGGCTCCAGTCCGAGGGGCGCGTCGTCGCGATGGTCGGCGACGGCGTGAACGACGCCGCCGCGCTCGCGCAGGCCGACCTCGGCATCGCGATGGGCACGGGCACCGACGCGGCCATCGAGGCGGGCGACATCACGATCGTCCGCGGCGACCTCGTGCTGGTCGCCGACGCCGTGCGCCTCGCGCGCCGCACCCTCGGCACGATCCGCGGCAACCTGTTCTGGGCCTTCGCCTACAACGCCGCCGCGATCCCCGTCGCCATGCTGGGCCTCCTCAACCCGCTCGTCGCGGGGCTCGCCATGGCGCTCTCCTCGGTGTTCGTCGTCACGAACAGCCTGCGCCTGCGGTCCTTCCGCTAG
- a CDS encoding heavy-metal-associated domain-containing protein translates to MTTTAFPVTGMTCAHCVASVTEEVGELPGVASVAVDLVVGGASTVTVESDGPLDPAAVRAAVDEAGYVAGI, encoded by the coding sequence ATGACCACCACCGCATTCCCCGTCACCGGCATGACCTGCGCGCACTGCGTCGCGAGCGTCACCGAGGAGGTCGGCGAGCTGCCGGGCGTCGCGTCCGTCGCCGTCGACCTCGTCGTCGGCGGCGCCTCCACCGTCACCGTCGAGAGCGACGGCCCCCTCGACCCCGCGGCCGTCCGCGCCGCGGTGGACGAGGCCGGCTACGTCGCGGGGATCTGA
- a CDS encoding metal-sensitive transcriptional regulator, whose amino-acid sequence MVGYSEGKDDILRRLRRAEGQVRGIERMVESDTYCIDVLTQVSAVTRAMETVALKLLDDHLAHCLAEAAREGGQVADDKVREASAAIARLVRS is encoded by the coding sequence ATGGTCGGGTACAGCGAGGGCAAGGACGACATCCTGCGGAGGCTCCGTCGGGCGGAGGGCCAGGTGCGCGGCATCGAGCGCATGGTCGAGTCCGACACGTACTGCATCGACGTGCTCACGCAGGTCTCGGCCGTCACGCGCGCCATGGAGACCGTCGCCCTCAAGCTGCTCGACGACCACCTCGCCCACTGCCTCGCCGAGGCCGCGCGCGAGGGCGGCCAGGTCGCGGACGACAAGGTGCGCGAGGCCTCCGCGGCCATCGCGCGGCTCGTCCGGTCCTGA